The window AAAAGTATTGGGGAGCTTGATAAAAAACTCGAGGATAACACGGAACAGCGAAAGGTGCTGGTGGGGCTTCTCACCAAAGGCTACCTGGAGCCTGCCGTTTACAATAAGGGGAACAACGAGCTTCTGCAGGAAGCCGAGCGGATACAGAGGCAGAAGGAGTCACTCCTCCGATTTATAAACAGCGATAGCCGAAGCCTGAGTGAAGTTAGTGCAATTTTACAGTACGCCACCAAGGCCGCAATGCTGAAAGGCTTCGATGGTGAGCTGTTCACACGCTTTGTGGAGCGGATTCATGTGTATTCCCGAACGGAAATCGGGTTTGAACTCAAGTGCGGCATTACACTCAAGGAAAGGCTGGTGATTTGAATGGCGCACATACCCTATGGTTACTGGATCGAAAACGGGCAGGCTGTGCTGGATGAAATAGCCGCCGAACAGGTGAGGACACTGTTCCGCTCCTATCTTTCCGGTGATGCATTGGCAACCGCCGCTCAAAAAGCAGGCATCAAAGCATTTCATGCTGGAATCGCCAGAATGCTTCATAACACTCGCTACCTCGGCGATGCGTATTACCCGGCAATTATTGACCCGGACACCTTTGCGGCTGTCGAAACGGAGCGCGTCCGGCGGGCTGAAAAGCTCGGCCGTGTCTGGGAACCGAAAGAAGAAAAAGAGGTCGTCTTTCCCACCGCCTTTCGCCTGTGCGAAGGGACGGAGCGGTTCGACGACCCATTTATGCAGGCAGAATACGCCTACAGCTTAATAGAAACGGAGGTGCTTGAGGATGGAAGCTAAAATGAGTATTACCGTGCTTCCGGCTCGAAAAAATGCCGGTTCTGCGAACAAGGATGAGGAGAACCCAAAGCTACGGGTAGCGGCCTACTGCCGTGTGTCCACAGACAGCGACGAACAGGCCACCAGTTATGACGCCCAGATTGAGCATTATACCAATTACATCAACGGCCATCCGGACTGGGTGCTGGCGGGGATTTTCGCGGACGATGGCATATCCGGCACCAATACGAAAAAGCGCGAGGAATTCAACCGCATGATTGACGAGTGCATGGCGGGCGGTATCGACATGATTATCACGAAATCCATCAGCCGGTTTGCCCGTAACACGCTGGACTGTTTAAAATACATCCGCCAGCTCAAGGAAAAGAACATTCCCGTTTACTTTGAAAAGGAAAATATCAACACCATGGATTCCAAGGGCGAGGTCATGCTTACAATTATGGCATCCCTTGCTCAGCAGGAAAGCCAATCCTTGAGCCAGAACGTCAAGCTGGGTTTGCAGTACCGCTACCAGCAGGGGGAAATTCAGGTCAACTGTAATTGGTTCCTCGGCTATGCCAAGGACGAAAACAAGCACCTGGTGATTGTGCCGGAGGAAGCCGAAATTGTCAAGCGCATCTACCGGGAATACCTTGAAGGTGCCAGTATGCTGAAGATCGCCCGTGGTCTGGAGGCGGACGGCATTCTGAACGGCGCGGGTCGCGAACGGTGGCATACCAGCAATATCAGCACGATTCTTCGAAATGAAAAATACATCGGGGACGCGCTTTTACAGAAAACCTACACCGTAGATTTTCTCACCAAACAGCGGGTCAAAAACAACGGCCTTGTGCCGCAGTATTACGTGGAAAACAGCCACGAAGCCATCATCCCGCGCGAAATTTTTATGCAGGTGCAGGAAGAATTGGTGAGGCGACGTTTGGTACATCAAAGCCCGAACGGGAAGAACCGGGTCTTCAGCAGCAGCCACTGCCTGTCGAACATCGTTTTTTGCGGCTGCTGCGGAGAGTTTTACCGCAGGATTCATTGGTACAACAGTGGCAAGAAGTCCATCGTCTGGCGGTGTATCAGCCGTCTTGAAAATACCGGGCTGTTCTGCGATGCCCGCACAGTGCCGGAAAGCCAGATTGAGCAGGTGCTGGTCGCCGCTATCAATCAGACATGGTGTGACAAGGATACCTTCCTCATCACTCTGCAAAAGAACATTGAAGCCGTTCTGGAATCCGAAAAGGGCCAACCTCTTACCGACATCGACAAGCGGCTGGCCGACTTGCAGGAGGAGCTTTTAAAGCGAACCAGCGCCCGAGCAGACTACGAGGACGTCGCCGAGGAGATTTACCGCCTGCGCGAGGATAAGCAGAAGCTTCAGTTGGAAAGCGCCGGGCGGGACGAGCAGAAAAAGCGCATCGCCGACATGGACACCTTCCTTCGGAAACAGCCCACCGCCCTGACGGAATACGACGAACCGCTTGTTCGGCGGCTGATTGAGAAGGTCACCATTTATGAGGATAAATTTACGGTGGAATTCAAGTCCGGCGTGACGGTAGATGTGGATGAATAAGGGCAAAAACAAGCAAGGCACTCTACGAAATTACATTGTAGGGTGCCTACGTTTGTTTTCTCAAGGGGCTATAATTTAGATAATGAAATATATATCAAATAATATATTTTTTCCACTTAAGCATGTGCAATTTCCGGAAAGCTAAGAATTTCACCCATGTCCTTCAACAAGTTATCGCCACGAACAAAAAATGTTGTATTAGATTCTTTGTGTTCATATTTTTTCAACAATCTCTTTTCTTTAGGAACAAACGCAAACTCGGCTTTAGTTATAGTATTTCCAAATGAATTGCATACCTCAATCATATCAACAGGACTTTTTGAAAATACGTCATATAGAATAAGGGCGTCATTATCTATATCCGCAATCACATAAGCATCCAGTGCTTTAATATAGTAGACATTGTTCTGCATGAATTGTGTCAAATAAAACATCATAAGTCCGTCTGTATTTAACTGAAGTATGCCATTGCTGAATCTCAGGTTTTTTTCTTTCAAAAAGTATACCCAGTCTTGTTTGGTTTTCATTGAAACAGGTTCTGCACGGCTATCGAAGTTATAGCTAATATCCGCACACAAACGATACTCCTGTGCTGGTTGAAATCCGAATTTCGGGTAAAAATCAAGCACACTGTCATTGGCAAACAGGAAAAAGCCATCACACACCGCATAATCATGCAATATGGTTTCCATCAATATCCGACAATATCCTTTTCCACGATGTGATTTCTTGGTCATCACAGTGCCCAATTGTATGTAATGCTTTACCTTACCATTTAATTTGCAGTCAATCAAATTTACAGATACGTTAGATATTACAGTATCATCCATAACAATAGAATATGGAATGTATTTTTCTCTCCAATATCCGTTTTGATACCAGGATTCAAAACTCAGTCCAAATGTTTCTGTGGCTAATTCATTAAAGGAATGTCTTAGCGCATCATTACCCCTATGATCCTTTTCTATCTTATAATTCATTGTTCCATCTCCAATCCTGAGAAAATAAATCATGCTTAAAAACTTGATCTATCACCCGCAGAAAAGCTTGCTTTTCTGCAATAACTTTGCCTTGTTCCCACGCATACGCCGAAACTCAAAAAACATCTATCCTGTTCTCTCACCAAGCCCTAAAAAAGCAAAACATCTATCCTGTCCTGTCGTGAAAGCCCGTTATCAATTCTGTTCTCTCGTGAATGGAAAATGACCCGATAGACTGATTCCCATGCACGGGTAAAAACCCGTTCTGAGTGTACAGCTTGAAAACCACAAAATCACAGAAATGGCTTATTTACTGGGTTTCCCGTACATTCAATCTTTTACCCTTGACATCAATACCACCGTCTCCACGTGTGATAGTGAGGCTGTGCAGGGAAATATGTCCATAAAGGCGTGAAACCCTTTATCTATCAGGGTTTTCGGCCATTCCGTGAATCAATGGCATACATCTCGCTTTCACGCAAAAGTAGGCTATTTTTCTTTGGAGCTGTATTTTTCCCCTTTACGATGGGTGCCGTTTTCATCTGTAATAACATTCGATCTGCGATTTTTCGCTTCCTGTGCATCCCGAAATACATCCTCTGTGATGATGGGCGGATGATTGTCCTTTGCTAAGTACTCATATTTTCCGGTAACCGAATCTGTCAGTCTGACGGTGCCGATATACTTCTCATTGGTAAGAATATTCTCAACGGACCGCTTGCTCCATTTTGGTTTGCCGGTTGGGGAAGGAGTGCCTTTCTTTTCAAGTTCCTTGATGATTCCAAGGACACTTTTCCCATCATTGTACCAGCGGAAAATATCACGGACAGCTTGTGCCTGCTCTTTATTTAAAACCAACTCGCCCTCGGCGGTTTTGTCGTATCCGTACAGTCTGCGTCTGTATAAACCCGATGTTCCCTGGGCGGCCCGAAAATTCAGACCCATACGGATATTATCACTTCTGGTTTCGTTTTCAGCCTGAGCGAAAGATTCAATCACGGATATCATCAAATTGCTGTCCGTATTATCCGTATCCAGGTTTTCCTGCTCGAATATAACCCGTGTGCCAGCTGCCTTTAATCGGCGTAGGGCCTCCAGTGTATCTACGGTGTCTCTGCCGAACCGGCTAATGCTTTTTGTCAGGATGACAGAAATGTTGTGTGCTTCGCACTCCAGTAGCATTCGTTCGAATTCCTTGCGGGGGACTTCTGATTTTGCGGAACCGATGTCGATAAAAGTATCACGCAGTTTCCATTGCTCAACATGGGATACCGCTTTCGTCAATGCAGATATCTGGACAGCGAGGCTGTTCAACTGGTCTTTGTCGGAAGTACTGACCCGGCAGTATATACCGACGTTCTTCACAATTTTATCCGGTTTTGCCGGTATGAAAAATACCTTTGGATCCACTTCAATCCCTCCTTATGAACAGTCTGCCCAGATAAATTATACTTCTTCGGCAGGGTCTTTCTTCAACAACTCATCTTCCAATTCGCATTCTTTCTCTAAACAGGCGTCGCAAATGTCTGCCGCTTCAATAGAGGAAGCACAGGCTCCTAATTCATAGAGAAATCCCGCAGGTTCGGGAACCGGAACCATCTGTCCACACTTCTTGCAGAGAATATAAACATTGTTGTCCTTGATGGGAAGAAAAATATCCTTCCCATTTTTGTCGGTGCTTCTTACGTACAGCATATAGAGTACCTCCTAAAAATTTGGTACTACTATATACGCTCTAAAAAAGCACATAGTCAAGCAATATAATGACCAATTCCGACCCCAATTTGCTAACCATTATAGCCT is drawn from Oscillospiraceae bacterium and contains these coding sequences:
- a CDS encoding GNAT family N-acetyltransferase — encoded protein: MNYKIEKDHRGNDALRHSFNELATETFGLSFESWYQNGYWREKYIPYSIVMDDTVISNVSVNLIDCKLNGKVKHYIQLGTVMTKKSHRGKGYCRILMETILHDYAVCDGFFLFANDSVLDFYPKFGFQPAQEYRLCADISYNFDSRAEPVSMKTKQDWVYFLKEKNLRFSNGILQLNTDGLMMFYLTQFMQNNVYYIKALDAYVIADIDNDALILYDVFSKSPVDMIEVCNSFGNTITKAEFAFVPKEKRLLKKYEHKESNTTFFVRGDNLLKDMGEILSFPEIAHA
- a CDS encoding recombinase — protein: MAHIPYGYWIENGQAVLDEIAAEQVRTLFRSYLSGDALATAAQKAGIKAFHAGIARMLHNTRYLGDAYYPAIIDPDTFAAVETERVRRAEKLGRVWEPKEEKEVVFPTAFRLCEGTERFDDPFMQAEYAYSLIETEVLEDGS
- a CDS encoding recombinase family protein — protein: MDPKVFFIPAKPDKIVKNVGIYCRVSTSDKDQLNSLAVQISALTKAVSHVEQWKLRDTFIDIGSAKSEVPRKEFERMLLECEAHNISVILTKSISRFGRDTVDTLEALRRLKAAGTRVIFEQENLDTDNTDSNLMISVIESFAQAENETRSDNIRMGLNFRAAQGTSGLYRRRLYGYDKTAEGELVLNKEQAQAVRDIFRWYNDGKSVLGIIKELEKKGTPSPTGKPKWSKRSVENILTNEKYIGTVRLTDSVTGKYEYLAKDNHPPIITEDVFRDAQEAKNRRSNVITDENGTHRKGEKYSSKEK
- a CDS encoding recombinase family protein, encoding MEAKMSITVLPARKNAGSANKDEENPKLRVAAYCRVSTDSDEQATSYDAQIEHYTNYINGHPDWVLAGIFADDGISGTNTKKREEFNRMIDECMAGGIDMIITKSISRFARNTLDCLKYIRQLKEKNIPVYFEKENINTMDSKGEVMLTIMASLAQQESQSLSQNVKLGLQYRYQQGEIQVNCNWFLGYAKDENKHLVIVPEEAEIVKRIYREYLEGASMLKIARGLEADGILNGAGRERWHTSNISTILRNEKYIGDALLQKTYTVDFLTKQRVKNNGLVPQYYVENSHEAIIPREIFMQVQEELVRRRLVHQSPNGKNRVFSSSHCLSNIVFCGCCGEFYRRIHWYNSGKKSIVWRCISRLENTGLFCDARTVPESQIEQVLVAAINQTWCDKDTFLITLQKNIEAVLESEKGQPLTDIDKRLADLQEELLKRTSARADYEDVAEEIYRLREDKQKLQLESAGRDEQKKRIADMDTFLRKQPTALTEYDEPLVRRLIEKVTIYEDKFTVEFKSGVTVDVDE